A stretch of the Halomonas sp. CH40 genome encodes the following:
- the nrdE gene encoding class 1b ribonucleoside-diphosphate reductase subunit alpha has product METSTLEKQQAPDAAAPDRRALDYHALNAMLNLYGANGELQLDKDREAARQYFLQHVNQNTVFFHSLEEKLDYLVEEGYYEANVLAQYPAEFIKGLFEQAYAYKFRFPSFLGAFKYYTSYTLKTFDGKRYLERYEDRVCMVALALARGDQALARSLVDEIISGRFQPATPTFLNCGKQQRGELVSCFLLRIEDNMESIGRSINSALQLSKRGGGVAFLLSNIRESGAPIKRIENQSSGIIPIMKLLEDAFSYANQLGARQGAGAVYLNAHHPDILRFLDTKRENADEKIRIKTLSLGVTIPDITFELAKRNDDMYLFSPYDVERVYGVPFGDISVTEKYHEMVADARIRKHKINARAFFQTLAELQFESGYPYIMFEDTVNRANPIAGRINMSNLCSEILQVNTPTQYDDDLGYREVGQDISCNLGSMNIAKVMDAGDIGTSVEIAIRGLTVVSEMSNLQSVPSIAEGNAKSRAIGLGQMNLHGFLAREHIYYGSDEGLDFTNLYFYCVAFHAIRASNRLAIEHGEAFAGFEDSTYASGTFFDKYTDQAWLPRTEKVRQLFERSGIALPSQEDWQALKASVMAHGLYNRNLQAVPPTGSISYINHSTSSIHPVAAKIEIRKEGKLGRVYYPAPFLNEANFDYFQDAYEIGPEKIIDTYAEASQHVDQGLSLTLFFPDTATTRDINKAQIYAWRKGIKTLYYIRLRQSALEGTEVEGCVSCTL; this is encoded by the coding sequence TTGGAAACGTCAACCCTAGAGAAACAGCAAGCACCTGACGCTGCCGCCCCTGATCGGCGCGCGCTGGATTACCACGCCCTGAATGCCATGCTGAACCTTTACGGTGCCAACGGTGAGTTGCAGTTGGATAAGGATCGCGAGGCGGCCCGTCAGTACTTTCTTCAGCATGTGAACCAGAACACCGTTTTCTTCCACTCTCTGGAAGAAAAGCTCGATTACCTGGTGGAAGAGGGCTATTACGAGGCCAATGTACTGGCCCAGTACCCGGCCGAATTTATCAAGGGGTTGTTTGAGCAGGCCTACGCCTATAAATTCCGCTTTCCGAGCTTTCTGGGCGCTTTCAAGTATTACACCAGCTACACCCTGAAGACGTTTGATGGCAAACGTTATCTGGAACGCTATGAAGACCGTGTCTGCATGGTCGCCCTGGCGCTTGCTCGCGGTGATCAGGCTTTGGCCAGGTCGCTGGTGGATGAGATTATCAGCGGGCGTTTCCAGCCGGCGACCCCGACCTTCCTGAACTGCGGTAAGCAGCAGCGCGGCGAGCTGGTGTCGTGCTTTCTGCTGCGCATCGAAGACAACATGGAATCGATTGGCCGCTCGATCAACTCGGCGCTGCAGCTTTCCAAGCGCGGCGGCGGTGTGGCCTTCCTGCTCAGCAATATCCGCGAGTCGGGGGCGCCGATCAAGCGCATCGAGAACCAGTCGTCGGGCATTATCCCGATCATGAAACTGCTTGAAGATGCTTTCTCCTATGCCAACCAGTTGGGCGCGCGCCAGGGCGCCGGGGCGGTGTATCTCAATGCTCACCACCCGGATATCCTGCGTTTTCTGGATACCAAGCGGGAAAATGCCGACGAGAAAATTCGCATCAAGACACTGTCGCTGGGCGTGACGATTCCGGACATTACCTTTGAGCTGGCCAAGCGCAACGACGACATGTACCTGTTCTCGCCCTATGACGTTGAGCGGGTCTATGGCGTGCCCTTTGGCGATATCAGCGTGACCGAGAAGTATCATGAAATGGTCGCTGATGCGCGTATCCGCAAGCACAAGATCAATGCTCGCGCCTTCTTCCAGACTCTGGCAGAGCTGCAGTTCGAGTCCGGCTACCCCTACATCATGTTCGAGGACACCGTTAATCGCGCCAACCCGATTGCCGGGCGCATCAACATGAGCAACCTGTGCTCCGAGATCCTGCAGGTCAACACGCCCACCCAATACGATGATGACCTTGGTTACCGTGAAGTGGGGCAGGATATCTCCTGCAACCTGGGTTCGATGAATATCGCCAAGGTGATGGATGCAGGGGATATCGGTACCAGCGTCGAGATTGCTATTCGCGGGCTGACCGTCGTCTCTGAAATGAGCAATCTGCAGAGCGTGCCCTCCATTGCTGAAGGTAACGCCAAATCCCGTGCCATTGGCCTGGGGCAGATGAACCTGCACGGCTTCCTGGCCCGTGAGCATATCTATTACGGCTCGGATGAAGGTCTGGATTTCACCAATCTATATTTCTACTGCGTGGCCTTCCATGCCATTCGCGCTTCCAACCGGCTGGCCATTGAGCACGGCGAAGCCTTTGCCGGGTTTGAAGATTCCACCTATGCCTCGGGCACTTTCTTTGACAAGTACACCGATCAGGCCTGGCTGCCGCGTACCGAAAAAGTACGCCAGCTGTTTGAGCGCAGCGGTATTGCCTTGCCGTCTCAGGAGGATTGGCAGGCGCTGAAGGCATCCGTTATGGCCCACGGCCTGTATAACCGCAACCTGCAGGCGGTGCCGCCGACGGGGTCGATCTCCTATATCAATCATTCCACCTCCAGTATTCATCCGGTGGCAGCGAAGATCGAGATCCGTAAGGAAGGTAAGCTGGGGCGGGTCTACTACCCGGCGCCTTTCCTCAACGAGGCCAACTTCGACTATTTCCAGGATGCCTACGAAATCGGCCCGGAAAAGATTATCGACACCTACGCCGAGGCTTCCCAGCACGTGGATCAGGGGCTTTCGCTGACGCTGTTCTTCCCGGACACCGCAACCACCCGGGATATCAACAAGGCGCAGATTTATGCCTGGCGCAAAGGCATCAAGACGCTTTACTACATCCGCCTGCGCCAAAGTGCGCTGGAAGGCACGGAAGTGGAAGGCTGCGTTTCCTGCACCCTCTAA
- the nrdF gene encoding class 1b ribonucleoside-diphosphate reductase subunit beta, which translates to MPGAKASRRFTTSACAKVRWKARKWKAAFPAPSNLITRLTRVIHMNMMQRLSRVDAINWNRLEDDKDLEVWNRLTSNFWLPEKVPLSNDIQSWNTLTPQEKQLTIRVFTGLTLLDTIQSSVGAPVLMDDARTPHEEAVYTNIAFMESVHARSYSSIFSTLCNTRDVDDAFRWSEENPTLQMKSELILSRYRSDDPLMRKVASVFLESFLFYSGFYLPMYWSSHAKLTNTADLIRLIIRDEAVHGYYVGYKFQQALAEATPERQQEVKDYAYELLLELYDNEVRYTESLYDEVGLTEDVKKFLHYNANKALMNLGFEPLFPSSVTDVDPTIMAALSPSADENHDFFSGSGSSYVIGKAVATEDDDWAF; encoded by the coding sequence ATGCCTGGCGCAAAGGCATCAAGACGCTTTACTACATCCGCCTGCGCCAAAGTGCGCTGGAAGGCACGGAAGTGGAAGGCTGCGTTTCCTGCACCCTCTAACCTGATCACGCGACTGACAAGGGTAATTCACATGAATATGATGCAACGTTTATCGCGGGTTGATGCCATCAACTGGAACCGCCTTGAGGATGATAAGGACCTGGAGGTCTGGAACCGCCTGACCAGCAACTTCTGGCTGCCGGAAAAAGTGCCGCTGTCCAACGATATCCAGTCGTGGAATACCCTGACCCCTCAGGAGAAACAGCTGACCATACGGGTATTCACCGGCCTGACATTGCTGGATACCATCCAGAGCAGCGTGGGCGCCCCGGTGCTGATGGACGACGCCCGCACCCCCCATGAAGAGGCGGTCTACACCAATATCGCCTTTATGGAATCCGTGCATGCGCGTTCCTACAGCTCGATCTTCTCGACCTTGTGCAACACCCGTGACGTGGACGATGCCTTCCGCTGGAGCGAGGAAAACCCGACGCTGCAGATGAAATCCGAGCTGATTCTCAGCCGTTACCGCTCGGATGATCCCTTGATGCGCAAGGTGGCCAGCGTCTTCCTGGAGTCGTTTCTGTTCTACTCGGGCTTTTACCTGCCGATGTACTGGTCCAGCCACGCCAAGCTGACCAACACCGCTGACCTGATTCGTCTGATCATTCGCGATGAAGCGGTACACGGCTATTATGTCGGCTATAAATTCCAGCAGGCTCTGGCAGAAGCGACGCCGGAACGCCAGCAGGAGGTCAAGGACTACGCCTATGAACTGCTTCTGGAGCTTTACGATAACGAGGTGCGCTACACCGAATCGCTCTATGATGAAGTGGGCCTGACGGAAGACGTGAAGAAGTTCCTTCACTACAACGCCAACAAGGCGCTGATGAACCTTGGCTTCGAACCACTCTTCCCCAGCAGTGTGACGGATGTCGATCCAACCATCATGGCAGCACTTTCCCCGAGTGCGGACGAAAACCACGATTTCTTCTCCGGCTCCGGCTCTTCCTACGTCATCGGCAAGGCCGTCGCCACTGAAGACGACGACTGGGCGTTTTAA
- a CDS encoding type II toxin-antitoxin system YafQ family toxin — protein sequence MLALEYSTQFKKDFKKITKMPIPDIIEVGNIISQLQRSETLASKNIDHLLTGNWHGFRDCHIQPDLVLIYRINNDTLQLARIGSHSELF from the coding sequence ATGCTCGCTCTTGAATATTCAACACAATTCAAAAAAGATTTTAAAAAAATCACTAAGATGCCTATTCCCGACATTATCGAAGTCGGGAATATTATTTCCCAGTTACAACGCAGTGAAACGCTAGCATCCAAAAATATTGATCATCTACTAACAGGTAACTGGCATGGCTTTCGCGATTGCCACATTCAGCCTGATCTTGTTCTGATCTATAGAATCAACAACGACACACTACAACTTGCACGCATTGGTTCTCACAGCGAGCTTTTCTAG
- a CDS encoding electron transfer flavoprotein subunit beta/FixA family protein, producing the protein MKVLVAVKRVIDYNVKIRVKADRSDVDLTNVKMAMNPFCEIAVEEAVRLKEKGVATEVVAVTIGPKAAQEQLRTALALGADRAIHIETDERVDSLGAAKALAKLVEEEQPGLVVLGKQAIDSDNNQTGQMLAALTDLPQGTFASEVSVEGEKLKVTREIDGGLQTIELSLPAIVTTDLRLNEPRYAKLPDIMKAKKKPLDVKTPADLGVELASKVSLVSVEPPAERQGGVKVASVDELVDKLKNEAKVL; encoded by the coding sequence ATGAAAGTACTCGTCGCGGTGAAACGCGTCATTGATTACAACGTCAAGATTCGCGTAAAAGCGGATAGATCCGATGTTGATCTCACCAATGTCAAAATGGCCATGAACCCGTTTTGTGAAATTGCCGTTGAAGAAGCCGTACGTCTTAAAGAAAAAGGCGTGGCGACAGAGGTGGTGGCTGTGACGATTGGCCCCAAGGCAGCACAAGAGCAGTTGCGTACTGCGCTGGCGCTGGGAGCCGACCGGGCGATTCATATTGAAACCGATGAGCGGGTTGATTCTCTGGGAGCTGCCAAGGCGCTCGCCAAACTGGTAGAAGAAGAGCAGCCCGGCCTTGTCGTGCTCGGTAAGCAGGCAATTGATAGCGATAACAATCAGACGGGTCAGATGCTGGCAGCGCTGACCGACCTGCCTCAGGGCACCTTTGCATCCGAGGTAAGCGTAGAAGGTGAAAAGCTCAAGGTAACCCGTGAGATTGATGGGGGGCTGCAGACCATCGAGCTTTCCCTGCCGGCCATTGTCACCACTGACCTGCGCCTGAATGAGCCGCGCTATGCCAAACTGCCCGATATCATGAAGGCCAAGAAAAAGCCGCTGGATGTCAAAACACCGGCAGACCTGGGTGTCGAGCTGGCCAGTAAGGTGAGCCTGGTTAGCGTTGAGCCGCCCGCCGAGCGCCAGGGAGGCGTCAAGGTCGCCTCGGTAGATGAGCTGGTCGACAAACTCAAAAACGAAGCCAAAGTACTTTAA
- a CDS encoding type II toxin-antitoxin system Phd/YefM family antitoxin, whose product MQVKFSEDVIPLSDLKINPGKVVGQAHDTHRPILITSRGRGVAVVQGLEDYERAAEELRFVKAVAQGLMNVREGNTLSLEDAKKTLGIQ is encoded by the coding sequence ATGCAGGTTAAATTTTCCGAGGATGTCATTCCTCTATCAGACCTTAAGATCAATCCCGGAAAGGTGGTGGGTCAAGCGCATGACACTCACCGCCCAATCCTGATTACCAGTCGCGGCCGTGGGGTCGCTGTGGTTCAGGGGCTTGAGGATTATGAGAGAGCAGCAGAGGAATTGCGGTTCGTAAAGGCGGTGGCGCAGGGGCTGATGAATGTTCGTGAGGGCAACACCTTATCGCTGGAGGATGCCAAGAAAACGTTGGG
- a CDS encoding Arc family DNA-binding protein codes for MQFMLTHAKEVKEVYAMGMMTIRSIPDEVHNALKARAKQHHRSTEAEVRAILKEATQPENRLKMGDALAELGRKVGLSNQDVETLEQIRDRTPAEPMRFE; via the coding sequence ATGCAGTTTATGCTGACGCATGCAAAAGAAGTGAAGGAGGTTTACGCCATGGGCATGATGACTATCAGGAGTATCCCTGACGAGGTACATAATGCACTGAAGGCACGGGCTAAGCAGCATCACCGCAGCACCGAAGCTGAGGTACGGGCTATCTTGAAAGAAGCCACGCAGCCAGAAAACCGCCTCAAAATGGGCGATGCTCTAGCTGAGCTGGGTCGTAAGGTAGGACTTTCTAACCAAGACGTTGAGACCTTAGAGCAAATACGCGACAGGACACCTGCTGAGCCGATGAGGTTTGAATGA
- the nrdI gene encoding class Ib ribonucleoside-diphosphate reductase assembly flavoprotein NrdI: MQIADRAVEPAGTLVYFSTKSGNTHRFIQKLGFSAQRLPLNRQEPTLKVEQPYILVTPTYGGGYAQGAVPKQVIRFLNDKHNRGLIRGVIAAGNTNFGEAYGMAGQIIAEKCQVPFLYRFELFGTDEDVIRVREGVNAFWKRQP; this comes from the coding sequence ATGCAGATAGCAGATAGGGCCGTCGAGCCGGCAGGCACTCTGGTGTATTTTTCCACCAAGTCAGGCAATACCCATCGCTTTATCCAGAAGCTGGGTTTTAGCGCCCAGCGCTTGCCGCTGAATCGTCAGGAACCCACCTTAAAGGTAGAGCAGCCGTACATTCTGGTCACCCCCACCTATGGTGGCGGCTATGCCCAGGGGGCCGTTCCCAAGCAGGTGATCCGCTTCTTGAACGATAAGCATAACCGGGGCCTGATCCGCGGGGTGATTGCCGCTGGAAATACCAATTTTGGCGAAGCGTATGGAATGGCCGGGCAGATTATTGCCGAAAAGTGCCAGGTACCGTTTCTGTATCGATTTGAACTGTTTGGCACTGATGAAGATGTCATCAGAGTCCGTGAAGGAGTGAATGCATTTTGGAAACGTCAACCCTAG
- a CDS encoding CcdB family protein produces the protein MVLTASFSSCCIPQITRSKAHYPYLVDVQSSLLSELATCIVIPLGKRSAFGGETLQALTPDISFGDEALLLLTPQISTVSEKHLKNPVGSLSHFKKQIVGALDRAITGI, from the coding sequence TTGGTTCTCACAGCGAGCTTTTCTAGCTGCTGCATACCTCAAATAACGCGAAGCAAAGCGCACTACCCTTACCTTGTCGATGTTCAAAGTAGCCTGCTAAGCGAACTTGCAACCTGCATCGTCATCCCTTTGGGAAAACGCTCCGCCTTCGGTGGCGAAACCCTGCAAGCTCTCACGCCGGACATCAGCTTTGGAGACGAGGCGCTTCTACTGTTAACCCCACAAATTTCCACTGTTTCTGAAAAGCACCTCAAAAACCCGGTGGGTTCTCTATCGCACTTCAAAAAGCAGATTGTTGGAGCCCTGGATAGGGCTATCACCGGCATTTAA
- a CDS encoding FAD-binding protein has protein sequence MSILVLADLHDGQLAGATASVIAAAQAIGGDIDVLVAGENVQAAADAAAKLDGVSKVRVADNAVYAHQLAEPMGKLLLALADDYTHVLASASTTGKNVLPRLAALKDVNQLSDIIAVEGADTFKRPIYAGNAIATVKSEDALKVITVRPSAFDGVGDGGAASIEAVDIVVENTQSTFIGEELAKSDRPELGGAKVVVSGGRGMGNGENFKLLEGIADKLGAAMGASRAAVDAGFVPNDMQVGQTGKIVAPDLYIAVGISGAIQHLAGMKDSKVIVAINKDEEAPIFQVADYGLVGDLFEVLPELESKL, from the coding sequence ATGAGCATTCTGGTACTGGCTGATTTACATGACGGTCAACTGGCGGGCGCTACGGCAAGTGTTATTGCCGCCGCCCAGGCAATTGGCGGTGATATTGATGTTCTGGTGGCGGGTGAAAACGTCCAGGCAGCGGCTGACGCAGCGGCCAAACTTGATGGGGTTAGCAAGGTGCGGGTCGCCGATAATGCTGTCTATGCCCATCAGCTGGCTGAACCCATGGGCAAGCTGCTGCTGGCGTTGGCGGATGACTACACCCATGTACTGGCCTCTGCATCCACCACGGGCAAGAACGTCTTGCCGCGTCTGGCCGCACTGAAAGATGTCAATCAGCTTTCCGATATCATAGCAGTGGAAGGCGCTGATACGTTCAAGCGCCCCATTTATGCGGGTAATGCGATTGCCACCGTCAAGAGCGAAGACGCCCTCAAGGTGATTACCGTTCGCCCCAGCGCCTTTGATGGCGTGGGTGACGGTGGTGCTGCCAGCATTGAAGCGGTTGATATCGTAGTGGAAAACACTCAGTCCACCTTTATTGGTGAAGAGCTGGCCAAATCTGACCGGCCTGAGTTGGGCGGTGCCAAGGTGGTGGTTTCCGGCGGCCGTGGTATGGGCAACGGTGAAAACTTCAAACTGCTGGAAGGCATTGCTGACAAGCTGGGGGCTGCCATGGGGGCTTCCCGTGCGGCAGTGGACGCAGGGTTTGTGCCCAACGACATGCAGGTAGGGCAAACCGGCAAGATCGTCGCGCCGGATCTGTACATTGCCGTGGGTATTTCCGGTGCCATTCAGCACCTGGCGGGCATGAAAGATTCCAAGGTGATCGTGGCGATCAACAAGGATGAAGAAGCGCCGATTTTCCAGGTGGCTGATTACGGCCTGGTCGGTGACCTGTTCGAGGTGCTGCCGGAACTTGAGAGCAAACTGTAA
- a CDS encoding type II toxin-antitoxin system RelB/DinJ family antitoxin, translating into MKSEMLSTRIDHDTKVAFTNICDDVGLSPSQALKLFARAVINHGGIPFELKARQPNATTTAAIKELVEGKGKQSSSVDDMLNELTEGKIRNARS; encoded by the coding sequence ATGAAAAGCGAAATGCTTAGCACACGCATAGATCATGACACAAAGGTTGCTTTTACCAACATTTGCGATGATGTCGGGCTAAGTCCATCTCAGGCTCTTAAACTTTTTGCCCGAGCAGTCATCAACCACGGTGGTATACCCTTTGAGCTTAAGGCGCGTCAACCAAATGCGACAACTACCGCTGCAATTAAAGAATTGGTTGAAGGCAAAGGCAAACAAAGCTCATCTGTCGATGATATGCTCAACGAGCTGACCGAGGGCAAGATTCGAAATGCTCGCTCTTGA
- the nrdH gene encoding glutaredoxin-like protein NrdH: MDIQIYSKPACVQCTATYRALDKQGLAYTVIDITAEDDAKAQVEALGYRQLPVVVAGEDHWSGFRPDRIQALA; the protein is encoded by the coding sequence ATGGATATCCAGATTTATAGCAAGCCTGCCTGCGTCCAATGCACCGCGACCTACCGCGCGCTGGATAAGCAGGGCCTGGCGTACACCGTTATTGATATCACCGCTGAAGATGACGCCAAAGCACAGGTTGAAGCCCTGGGCTATCGTCAGCTGCCGGTGGTTGTGGCAGGTGAAGATCACTGGTCGGGTTTCCGCCCGGACCGTATTCAGGCGCTGGCCTGA
- a CDS encoding electron transfer flavoprotein-ubiquinone oxidoreductase, producing MEFDVVIVGAGPSGLSAACRLMQQANAAEQELTVCVVEKGSEVGAHILSGAVFEPRALAELFPDWEERGAPLTTPAIRDEVHLLKDAEKSQQIPNALVPKSMHNTGGDMARYVISAGNLCRWLGEQAEQLGVEIFPGFAAQDVIIEDDRVRGILIGDMGVGADGQPKDGHMPGMELRAKYTLFAEGARGHLGKRLISEFSLNAGRDPQHYGIGLKELWDVPAEQHEPGLVLHGSGWPLDKNTHGGWFLYHAENQQVVVGLIMDLSYQNPWLSPFDEFQRMKHHPVLSQHLEGGKRVAYGARALTKGGLNCLPKMTFAGGLLIGCDAGTLNFAKIKGLHTAMKSGLVAAESVFEALQAGDEGGQELTTFTEKWEASWAYAELKASASFGPAIHKYGTVAGGAYNFANQLLGNKLPNLHDTTTDHGALKPAAEFEKIDYPKPDGKLSFDKSTSVFLSNTNHEEDQPCHLKLSDPELPIRDNLPTYAEPAQRYCPAGVYEVVEDDAGNPRFQINFQNCVHCKTCDIKDPTQNITWVAPEGGGGPNYPNM from the coding sequence ATGGAATTTGACGTCGTGATTGTCGGCGCCGGGCCATCCGGGCTTTCCGCCGCCTGCCGCCTGATGCAGCAGGCCAATGCCGCCGAGCAGGAGCTGACCGTCTGCGTGGTCGAAAAAGGCTCCGAAGTCGGCGCGCACATTCTCTCCGGCGCGGTGTTCGAACCGCGCGCCCTGGCTGAGCTGTTCCCCGATTGGGAAGAGCGCGGTGCGCCCTTGACCACCCCCGCTATCCGCGATGAAGTCCATCTGCTCAAGGATGCCGAGAAAAGCCAGCAGATCCCCAACGCTCTGGTGCCCAAGAGCATGCATAACACCGGCGGGGATATGGCCCGCTACGTGATCAGCGCCGGTAACCTGTGCCGCTGGCTGGGCGAGCAGGCCGAGCAGCTGGGCGTGGAAATCTTCCCCGGCTTTGCCGCCCAGGATGTGATCATCGAAGACGACCGCGTGCGCGGCATCCTGATCGGCGATATGGGCGTGGGCGCCGATGGCCAGCCCAAAGACGGCCATATGCCGGGCATGGAGCTGCGCGCCAAATATACCCTGTTTGCCGAAGGCGCCCGCGGGCATCTGGGCAAGCGCTTGATCAGCGAGTTTTCCCTCAATGCCGGCCGCGACCCCCAGCATTACGGCATCGGCCTGAAAGAGCTGTGGGACGTGCCTGCCGAGCAGCACGAGCCGGGGCTGGTGCTGCACGGCTCCGGCTGGCCGCTGGATAAAAACACCCACGGCGGCTGGTTCCTCTACCACGCCGAGAACCAGCAGGTGGTGGTCGGGCTGATTATGGATCTGTCTTACCAGAACCCCTGGCTCTCGCCGTTTGACGAGTTCCAGCGCATGAAGCACCACCCGGTACTCAGCCAACACCTTGAGGGCGGCAAACGGGTGGCCTACGGCGCTCGGGCGCTGACCAAGGGTGGCCTGAACTGCCTGCCGAAAATGACCTTTGCCGGTGGCCTGCTGATTGGCTGCGATGCGGGCACCCTGAACTTTGCCAAGATCAAGGGCCTGCACACGGCGATGAAATCCGGCCTGGTAGCGGCGGAAAGCGTCTTTGAAGCCCTTCAGGCAGGCGATGAAGGCGGCCAGGAGCTGACCACCTTCACCGAGAAGTGGGAAGCCAGCTGGGCCTACGCAGAACTCAAGGCCAGCGCCAGCTTTGGCCCAGCGATTCACAAATACGGCACGGTGGCGGGCGGTGCCTACAACTTCGCCAACCAGCTGCTGGGCAACAAGCTGCCCAACCTGCACGACACCACCACCGACCACGGTGCGCTGAAGCCAGCGGCGGAGTTCGAGAAAATCGACTATCCCAAGCCGGACGGCAAGCTGTCGTTTGACAAGTCGACCTCGGTGTTTCTATCCAACACCAACCACGAGGAAGACCAGCCCTGCCACCTGAAGTTAAGCGACCCGGAACTGCCGATTCGCGATAACCTGCCCACCTACGCCGAGCCCGCCCAGCGCTACTGCCCGGCAGGGGTCTACGAAGTGGTGGAAGACGACGCTGGCAACCCGCGTTTCCAGATCAACTTCCAGAACTGCGTGCACTGCAAGACCTGCGATATCAAGGACCCGACCCAGAACATTACCTGGGTGGCCCCGGAAGGCGGCGGCGGGCCCAACTATCCTAATATGTAA
- a CDS encoding superoxide dismutase → MAHTLPELPYAYDALEPHIDAMTMEIHHSRHHNTYVTNLNAALEGTGLEDVPVEELIADLDRVPEEKRQAVINNGGGHANHSMFWQMMSPNGGGQPQGDVAKAIDAELGGFDAFKDAFKKAALGRFGSGWAWLSVTPEKKLVVENTLNQDSPIMHGNTPVLGLDVWEHAYYLKFQNKRPDYVETFFNVINWEDVERRYQAAIA, encoded by the coding sequence ATGGCACATACACTGCCTGAACTTCCGTACGCTTATGATGCACTTGAGCCGCATATTGACGCGATGACCATGGAAATTCACCATTCGCGTCACCACAATACTTATGTCACCAACCTGAACGCTGCGCTTGAAGGCACTGGCCTTGAAGACGTGCCGGTTGAAGAGTTGATTGCTGACCTTGATCGCGTTCCTGAAGAAAAGCGTCAGGCGGTCATCAACAACGGTGGCGGCCATGCCAACCACTCTATGTTCTGGCAAATGATGTCGCCCAATGGCGGCGGTCAGCCGCAGGGCGATGTGGCCAAGGCAATTGATGCTGAGCTTGGCGGCTTTGATGCGTTCAAGGATGCTTTCAAGAAAGCGGCGCTTGGTCGTTTTGGTAGCGGTTGGGCCTGGCTCTCCGTCACACCTGAGAAAAAACTGGTTGTAGAGAACACCTTGAACCAAGACAGCCCGATCATGCATGGCAATACGCCTGTGCTGGGTCTGGATGTTTGGGAACATGCCTACTACCTGAAATTCCAGAACAAGCGTCCTGATTACGTTGAAACCTTCTTCAACGTCATCAACTGGGAAGACGTTGAGCGCCGTTATCAGGCTGCTATCGCCTGA
- a CDS encoding HigA family addiction module antitoxin — translation MAIPNTNGIQRKPTHPGEMLREDFLPDYDLTVAGLAESLGVSRQSVNELLRERRAVSPEMALRLARLFGNSPEFWLNARRAVDLWTAAQSIKEEVDRIKPLHAA, via the coding sequence ATGGCTATTCCAAACACTAACGGTATTCAGCGCAAGCCAACTCATCCTGGTGAAATGCTCAGAGAAGATTTCTTACCAGACTATGACCTGACGGTTGCAGGGCTGGCTGAGTCTTTGGGTGTCTCTCGTCAATCAGTTAATGAGCTGTTGCGAGAACGACGTGCTGTCAGTCCTGAAATGGCGCTGCGACTTGCTCGTTTATTTGGTAACTCTCCTGAATTTTGGCTGAATGCGCGGCGTGCTGTTGATCTGTGGACGGCGGCTCAGTCGATCAAAGAGGAAGTTGACCGGATTAAACCGTTACACGCTGCTTAA
- a CDS encoding antibiotic biosynthesis monooxygenase: MSEIANTPDPPYYAVIFSSYRTEGDNGYSEMAERMVKLASEQPGFLGIESARESVGITVSYWASLEAITNWKKNAEHREAQRLGHQQWYSSFRVRVAKVEREYGI, translated from the coding sequence ATGTCAGAGATTGCCAACACACCTGATCCTCCATATTACGCGGTGATCTTCAGCAGCTATCGCACGGAGGGTGATAATGGGTACTCTGAAATGGCTGAACGAATGGTGAAATTGGCATCAGAGCAACCCGGCTTTCTGGGCATTGAGTCTGCTAGAGAGAGCGTAGGTATTACTGTGTCGTACTGGGCAAGTCTTGAAGCAATCACCAACTGGAAGAAAAATGCTGAGCATCGAGAGGCCCAGCGACTTGGCCATCAGCAATGGTATTCCAGCTTTAGGGTTAGGGTGGCCAAGGTTGAGCGTGAATACGGCATTTAA